A genomic stretch from Lathyrus oleraceus cultivar Zhongwan6 chromosome 2, CAAS_Psat_ZW6_1.0, whole genome shotgun sequence includes:
- the LOC127118593 gene encoding pathogenesis-related thaumatin-like protein 3.5, producing MPIVVVPWKLLTFFFVLFTLLSCTFSNIFTITNNCPYTIWPGTLAGAGTPPLPTTGFQLDSGQAVKLTSVPGWSGRIWARTGCTFDATGIGKCQTGDCGGRLECDGNGAAPPTSLFEITLGLGNQQDYYDVSMVDGYNLPLLVLPRGVYGNSACNSTGCVTDLNRGCPKELQVVGGDGYQGSVIGCKSACEAFGSDQYCCSGQFANPTICQPSYYSTIFKKACPRAYSYAFDDGSSTFTCKAYEYDIVFCPTSNKINKPNGAFPPPPPPSIGFPYEKVQQDSSSSSIIILPFRETVFLLVITISMFIEKTLPRI from the exons ATGCCAATAGTTGTTGTACCTTGGAAACTCCTAACTTTCTTTTTTGTTCTTTTCACTTTGTTATCTTGCACTTTCTCTAACATATTCACCATAACAAACAATTGTCCTTATACTATATGGCCCGGCACACTTGCCGGCGCAGGAACACCGCCGCTACCAACGACCGGATTCCAGCTTGACTCAGGTCAAGCTGTGAAACTAACTAGTGTTCCTGGTTGGTCAGGTCGGATATGGGCGAGGACTGGTTGCACATTTGATGCAACAGGAATCGGGAAATGTCAAACTGGTGATTGCGGTGGAAGGCTTGAATGTGATGGGAATGGTGCAGCTCCACCTACTTCACTCTTTGAGATTACACTTGGGCTAGGTAACCAACAAGATTACTATGATGTTAGCATGGTTGATGGCTACAATTTGCCTTTGCTTGTTCTACCAAGAGGTGTATATGGTAATAGTGCCTGTAATTCTACAGGTTGTGTAACTGATCTTAACAGAG GTTGTCCAAAAGAACTTCAAGTGGTTGGTGGTGATGGATACCAAGGTAGTGTAATTGGTTGTAAGAGTGCCTGTGAAGCATTTGGATCAGATCAGTACTGCTGCAGTGGACAATTTGCTAATCCAACAATATGCCAACCTTCCTattattccacaattttcaagAAGGCTTGTCCAAGAGCTTATAGCTATGCATTTGATGATGGAAGCAGCACTTTCACTTGCAAAGCTTATGAATATGACATTGTGTTCTGTCCTACTAGCAACAA GATTAACAAACCAAATGGTGCATTTCCTCCTCCACCACCGCCATCAATTGGATTTCCTTACGAGAAGGTTCAGCAAGACAGTTCTTCTTCAAGTATTATCATCTTGCCCTTTCGAGAAACAGTGTTTCTACTAGTTATCACAATCTCGATGTTTATAGAGAAGACTTTGCCACGGATTTGA
- the LOC127122340 gene encoding uncharacterized protein LOC127122340, with amino-acid sequence MHTLCRTLKVAKNDFSFKEISHKFKLIFYGISSAKTADLPNISQNHMNLISFDDILAEKFQSEFLVGNLSVEILLVFICNKLDLVFAFFNGVGDLTSQFCNYYNNNNESNHVIVLLKNARIKEAEVEISLLSIFNLQVDITQYSQYSYLDNFTWITQVLSIVEINNLQYETTCVIVAKLDKFEVGQTGCFYDGRGECTKNVSLKDGNLKCFLNHERDENDKKYKARLAFWDDDCVNKIGKTVLELNIELIEVGEDNPLEYPYALDKMLK; translated from the exons ATGCATACATTATGCAGAACTTTAAAAGTTGCTAAAAATGACTTCTCCTTCAAGGAAATCTCTCATAAGTTCAAGTTGATCTTTTATGGTATATCTTCCGCAAAAACTGCAGATTTGCCAAACATTTCTCAAAACCACATGAACTTGATTAGTTTTGATGACATACTTGCTGAAAAGTTTCAATCTGAATTCTTAGTTGGTAATTTAAGTGTTGAAATTTTGTTGGTTTTCATTTGTAATAAATTGGATTTGGTTTTTGCTTTCTTTAATGGTGTG GGTGACCTTACATCACAATTCTGCAATTACTACAACAATAACAATGAGAGTAATCATGTTATTGTACTTTTGAAAAATGCACGAATCAAGGAAGCTGAAG TGGAGATTTCTTTATTATCAATATTTAACTTGCAAGTTGATATAACTCAATACTCACAATATTCTTATCTTGATAATTTTACATGGATAACTCAGGTGCTAAGTATTGTTGAGATCAACAATCTTCAATAT GAGACAACATGTGTCATTGTTGCCAAGTTAGATAAGTTTGAAGTTGGGCAGACTGGGTGCTTTTATGACGGGCGTGGTGAGTGTACCAAGAATGTTTCACTTAAAGATGGAAACTTGAAGTGTTTCTTAAACCATGAGAGAGAT GAAAATGATAAGAAATACAAGGCAAGGCTTGCCTTTTGGGATGATGATTGTGTCAATAAGATTGGAAAGACCGTCCTTGAACTCAATATTGAGCTGATTGAG GTTGGCGAAGATAATCCACTTGAATATCCATATGCACTGGATAAAATGTTGAAGTAA
- the LOC127118594 gene encoding uncharacterized protein LOC127118594 — MEVYGNSMVAAPSNVIYLSSILGHDGPSSVHKCDWKCQNERVCGNMFRCKLTGLTHICDKNCNQRILYDNHSSLCLASRQIFPLTPTEEQAVRGVRRKLDAAESSPVDNIGCKRRRDAQFHPSPFERSFSAVSPICSQVGDGMDTN, encoded by the coding sequence ATGGAGGTATATGGAAATTCTATGGTTGCCGCTCCTTCAAATGTTATTTATCTGTCAAGTATTTTGGGCCATGATGGTCCGAGTTCTGTTCACAAATGCGACTGGAAATGCCAGAACGAACGTGTTTGCGGAAACATGTTTCGCTGCAAGCTCACAGGGCTGACACACATCTGTGATAAAAACTGTAACCAGAGAATTCTGTATGATAACCATAGCTCCCTTTGCCTAGCAAGTCGTCAGATTTTCCCCCTGACTCCAACAGAAGAACAGGCAGTGAGAGGCGTTCGAAGGAAGCTCGACGCGGCAGAGAGTTCGCCTGTTGATAACATCGGTTGTAAGCGTAGGCGGGATGCACAGTTCCATCCTTCTCCATTTGAGAGATCTTTCTCTGCTGTCAGTCCTATCTGCAGCCAAGTTGGAGACGGCATGGATACAAATTAG